The following is a genomic window from Nitrospira sp..
CAAGGGTCACGGTGAAATCCGCCTGGCGGAGGGCCTGCGCCAACAACTCGCGATTCATCCGATCATCATCGATGACGAGGACCGAGCCTTTAGATGTTTTCACGCTCGTCCTCGTTCCGCGAACCGCCCGACAGAGGGGGAAAATCCACGGTGAATTGCGTGCCATGGCCCAGGGTGCTCTGGACCGCGAGGCGACCACCGTGAGCGGACACCGTTCGTTGGCAGATCGTCAAACCCAACCCTGTTCCGCCCGTATTGTGGCGGGTCGTAAAAAACGGCTCGAAAATGTGCGGGAGCGTGTGTTCCTGAATGCCGACGCCTGAATCACGTACGATCATCCGCACCCCTCCGGCATTCAGGTGCGGACTTCCATGGACCACGATGAGGCCCGGGAGGGGGCCGTCCACGACGGTGGAGGTGATGAGATCCAGCTCGCCGCCGCGCGGCATCGCCTGGATGGCGTTTGTGATCAGATTGAACACCAATCCGCGAAGCGCCCGAGCATCTCCCGACACGAGAGGCAAGTGGGGTGAGAAACTGTTTTTGACCGTGATCTTCCGTGCTTCCGTGGTCGGCGTTACCACGGCCAGGACATTATGGAGGATGGCGTTCATATCGAGAGGGGCTTTCTGGGCGTGAATCCTTGTGGAATCCAGCAGACTTTGGATGGTGCGGACCATTCGGTCGGTTTCTGCCTTCACGATGGTCAAATGGTGGCGCAGCTGTGCTCGGTCCGTGGTGACCTCCGCCAGCTGAAGATGTCCTGAAATTGCGTTCAACGGATTTCCGAGTTCGTGGGCCATGACGGCGGAGAATTCTCCCAGTGCGGCCAGCTTCTCATTGCGTTCGGCTTGGATACGCGCCTCCACCAGCATCGCATGTGTCTGGTGGAGGGCCTCTTTGGCTTCTTCGACCTTGTTGGCCAAGGTCGTATTGAAATCCCTGATTTCACCGAGCAACCGTTCTTTATCCTCCATCGCATGCCGGACTCGGTCCAGCATGTGGTTAAATTGCCGTGACACTTCCTGTAGGTCGGCTGGTCCCGCCGGCAATGTCCGACTCGTCAAATCGCCGGCTTCGGCCCGGCGCATCGCATCGAGGAGGCGATGGATCGGTCGATGGACCTGGTGTTGAATCAGCATAAAAAAGACCAGGCAGGTGAGCCCGACCATTGCGATGGCGATCAGACGCGTCCGCTCCCGTTCCTGTTCGGTGATTCGGTCGAACCTCGCGACGGAAAAGCGTCCTCGCAAGGCTCCGATCACCTGTCCGTCCGACAAGACTGGCGCGGCGATGATCCAGGCGCGATCGTCGGCCGCATCATCAAAATAGCTGGTCGAATGTCCCGCCGTGATCTCGGCAAGTTCGGAGGCGGGCAACGTTTCCGGCGCCTGGCCGGAAGCACTGCTCCACAGCAGCGGTGCGCCGTTTCGTGTGATGTCGAAGAAGCTCAGGCGACGGAGGCTCGGACGTAAATCGAGAATGTCTTTGGACGTCCGTTCGATCGTCGCGAGACTGGGACGATCTCCGGAGGTCTGAATGGATCGGCTCATGGCGGCGGCCGCGCCAAGGAAGGCGCTGTGCCGGTCTCGCGCGGCGATCTCCTCGACCACGAGCTCGTCGACCAGATCGACGACGGCAATCGTCAAGACGATCAGGCCGGCCGCCGTGATGATCACCCAGGCAAGCAGCGTTTTGAGCGATCGAGTCGCCATGGTCGTTCACGTCCGGAGACGGTCTGACGGCGAAGTGCTGCATCATCGTCCGTACCGTCGCCTGCCGCCCGAACAGGAGCGGGCTTCCGTACGAGGCTTCTCGGTCGATCGATTCGGGGAAGGGACAAGACCGGCCGCATCGAGAACGCCTTTCTGCAGCCTCAGGTACCGTAGAGGGATCAGTCGTCCTGAGTGGTACTACTGATATGACCAGGCGTGATTCGGTTCGTCGTTATCGAGCACTACTCGCCTTATCAAAACCCCAGCCAATTCCCCATAGCTGAGCAAGAGAAGTGCCAGCTCGATGGTTGGCATGATCGGCTGGATTCTCGTGTCATTGTGAGAGAAAACCCTGAGGGTTTGAGCGATTTCGCACCGATCGCACGGTGCGGAATTCTTCATAGGAACCATCATCGGCAGACGTGACGATGCCGTCGGTCTCTGCCTGAGCAGATAGGCGTCAACGATGCCCTACGAAACGGTGGGATCATATATTGCACATCAACAGAGCCATGAGCGGGCTCCGACCGGTCGCCCAGAGCGTCCGAAGTCGTCTCGATTCAGCAGAAGGGAGGTGCGCGATGGAATCTCATGACGTTCGAACGGCTGATGGTCCTACGGATGAACAGATCTTGGTATTGCTGCAACGACATCAACGGCTCAGCTTTCTCACACTGGCGGAGTCGCTTCCGACCTACACCTGGCGCTCGTTGTTTGTGGCCTTGAACCGACTCTGCCATCAGGAGCACCTCGAATTGATGCCGCTGGCAGGAGATTATGAAGTCGTGTGGCGGAATCGACGCCAACGACCGGCCGGGAACCCAAAGGATCTCTGGATGAGGATGTGACCATGCGATCGATCCGGACGGCCGGTTTCACATGGTTGGCGGTCGTCGGCATCTGCTCCCTGCTCGGTTGCGGGAATACAAAAACCGAGCTTGACCTGACGACCTACGATCGTTTGCAGGACCAGGACAAGATTGCCGAGGTGTACAGCCAGAAGGCGGAGAGGCTCCGGTACATGGCGCGTGAGCAGTTTCAGCGAGCGGCGGTCTACGAGCATCTCTTCGGGGCCGGTTCCGATTGGGTGGCGGGCACGCGCCTATTGGCTCAGTCGTATGAGAATGCGGCGAAAGAACAGGATCGCAGAGCCGAACAACATCGGGATCTTGCTCGGGGGGCACGGGCTTCAAAGTCCGTCGGGCCGGTCTCTCACTGATCGAGCACATCCGAATCAAGAAGGAGAAGACCATGTGGCGATATATGACGATTTTCTTAGTCGTCGCTTCGATCGGAGTTCTGGAGGGCTGCGGGAACACCGTGAGTCCGGGACAGCGCGGGCTCCGTTGGTATCCGCTGACCGAAGGACTGACGACTGAACCGTTGAAGTCCGGATTTTATTGGCGGGCCCCCTGGAACGACATTTATATCTACGACGTGCGGTTACAAAGTTATACCGAGATGGTCGAGGCGCTCAGCTCGGACGATCTGTTGGTAAAGTTGAAGACTGCGATCATCATGCGGCCGATCGCCGAGGAAGTCTATTTTCTCGCCCAGGAAATCGGCCCTGATTTTTATCCGCGGGTCGTGAGGCCGGAACTCCTGGCCGCCGTGCGAAGCGTGGTCTCGAACTATCCGATGGTGGTCGTTCCAGAAAAGAGCGCTGAAATCGCCAGCAAGGTGCAGGCGGTGGTGGTGGAAAAGTTGAAGGGGCGCCATTTGGATGTGCACAGCATCGCGCTGGCCGATATTGAATTGGCCAGGATCGTCCTGGAAGCGGTCGAACGTAAACAGTCCAAGGAACAGGAAAAGGAACAAAAGGAGTTCGAACTCATCATTGCGGAAAAAAACGCGGAGATCATGCGGCGGCTGGCGCGCGGAGAGGGTGATGCCGTCAGGATCCGTTCGGAGGGTGAGGCCGAAGGGCTGAAGATCCGGGCGGTCGGGCAGGCCAAGGCGCAGGAAACGATCACCAAGACACTGACTCCGGAGTATCTGCGCTATAAGCTCTACGACAGCCCGAATGCAAAAATGGTGTTGTTGCCCGACAATTTACGGGTGCCGATTCTGATCAACCCGGATCAGGATCGCGGAACGAAGCCGACTCCTGAAAGTCTGATGCGGGCGGATCAAGAACTGACGGGACGAGGACGGTAGGGCCCGCCGCATCGCATTCACGATCACCTTTACCGGAGCACCAAGCTCGGCCCACGGAGACGAGGGTCGTGGATCGAGACGATGCGGGGCTACGAACAACGGCGAGGCGAAAGATGAGGCGTCACGACTGGTCAAGGTATCAGAGGTTTCTCTCGCATCTGGCCGTGAGCGTCGCCGTGATCTGTGCGCTCGCGGCCTCTGCGCAGGCGTCGCGTGAGCGGGTCGAGTTGGACGAACATCGGACGATCGACCTGTACCAACGGCTCGCTCCCGCCACCGTCTTGCTCTCCATCACGTACGACTCAACCCATCCGCTGCTGAGCCCGCCTACCGCCGGGTTGGGAGCGGGGTTCGTCGTCGATGATGCCGGCACGGTTTTGACGAACAGCCATGTCGTCGATGGGGCAGGGACGGTGACCGCCACGCTGTACAATGGACAACGGGTCGCCGCATCGTTGGTCGGATTGGATCCCGCGTCGGATGTGGCGGTCCTTCAGCTTGCGGCGGAGCGACCTGCGATCGTTCCCGTTCCGCTCGGCGATTCCGACGCCCTGCATATCGGCCAACAGACCATGGTGGTGGGAAGCCCGTTCGGCCTCGGGTTTACCTTGACGACCGGCATCATCAGCGGGGTGGGACCGGCGCAAGGCATGGCGCCGTTCACGCCTTCGCGCTTGATTCAAACCACCGCGCCGCTCAACCCCGGCAACAGCGGAGGACCTTTGGTGGATTCCCAAGGCCGGGTGGTCGGTATCGCGACGGCTACCTTGATGGGTGCGCAAAATATCGGGTTCGCCATTCCGATCAATACCGCGAAGCAGGTGCTGGCCGAGTTGAAGGAAAAGGGTCGGGTCGTGCGCCCCTGGCTCGGGATCACGGGAAAATTCGTGACCGAAGACCTCCAACGCCTGTTGACCTTGCCGCTCGCGAGCGGGCTGTTGGTGGAAGATGTCGAGGACGGGAGCCCCGCCGAGGAAGCAGGCTTCAAGACGGGGCGGTTGAGCCTGACGATCGAGGGGGTACCGTGGGTGTTGGGCGGGGATATCGTGGTCGCGCTTCATGGACGATCGATTCCCACGGCGGCGGCCTTTGCGGATGCGGTGTCGCGGTTTCACGCGGGACAGGAGATTCAGGTCGAAATCATGCGGGATGGGCAGCGACTGGAGAAGGCGGTGGTGCTCCGCGAACGGCCGTTGTACCAGCGTCGAGTGAAGCCTCACCCTCAACAGCAGGTGTCGGATACCATGCCTCGAGGATTCAGACGGTCGATCGGTGCACAGGAGTCGTCGTTCTGATCGGATTGGCTCCTGTTATGACACAGACACAATGAAAGAAACGGACGACGGTCATGAACCGGTATCGGATGTTCATCGGAGCTCTCCTCGCGTGGACATCCTTGGCGGCCTGCGCAGGAACGCTTCAAGACAGTGCCAAGGCGGTCTCGTCCGTTCAGCCGATATCTCCTCCTCGCGAGTTCGCCGATGCGGCGTTCCGATGGCGTCAGGAGGCGAGAGAGTTGCGGAGGCTGGCCGATCGACATGATGCCGAGATCCGGGTGTTGTCGCAGAGCCGGGCGTTGCTGGATCAAAAGCTCGTAGAGCGGAGGCGAGTCCTCGTCCAACAGTTGCGGGCGGCTGCAGAGCAGGCTGAGCAACGGGCGGAGGAGGCCCAGGAGCAAGTACCCCATGGGATGGTTCAATGAAACACATGGGACAAGACCAGAGAGATGGACGCTTGAGTATGCTTGTTCTTCGCTCCGAGAGCCTCCTCGTCATCCGCGGAACCCTCTGTCGTAATACGTATGGACACAACGAGCGGTCGATGGGCGATTCTGCACAGGCCGCACTGTGCGAAACACCGCCATGTGATGGTCGTTTTCGCAGTGTCCTCCAGTCCGCCTGCCCTCAAGGCCGACTGTGGTTGCGGGGAATACGTGCCGCGCGCAAGATTTCTGGGTACACCATGGCGGGACCGCATATTGCTTAGTACGATGGATGAAGGAGATGTGCGATAGGTTGCCATCCATCGTCTCTCAATTCTCGCAGACAGAAAGGAGCCTGATCATGAATCGCTCCGTCGTGCACACGGGAATCGTCCTCGCGTTGTCATTGACCGGCTGTACGGGATTGTCGCACAACAGGTCCCTGTCGGAGTCGGCTCTCATGCAACAGTCCTCGTCGGTTGAAGAGTCGGCCGAACGCGCTTCTCAGTGGCGTCAAGAAGCGGAGGAGCTGCGGATGTATGCGGATCGCCATGAAATCGAGGCCGAAATCCTGCTGCAACACCGGTCGCCGGATGTGGGATTGATCCGCCAGCGACGAGCCCTTGCCCGGCAACTGCGGGTCGCCGCTGCGCAGATCGAGCGGCAGGCTGACGAGGGAGAGAGCCAACCGGTTTCTGGAATCGTTCAGTGAAGATTCACATGGTGATCCGATGAGAGTACTGCTCGTTCATCCCGGTCCGTTGATGTATACCAAGATTTACCTGCGCCTGGAGCCCTTGGGGCTCGAATTGGTCGCGGAGGCTGCTAGGCGCGACGGTCATGAGGTGCAGCTCATCGACCTGCAAGTCGATACGCAGCGGACCTATGTCGGACTGCTTGAAAGCTGGAAGCCCGAGGTCGTCGCGTTCTCGTGTAATTACTTGGCGAATGTCCCGGAGGTCGTCGACCTTGCGAAACTGACGAAGGCACGCCTTCCGCAGAGCTTTGTACTCGTCGGCGGACATAGTGCCTCGTTTATCGCGAAGGAACTGCTTCGACACGGAGCGGGCAGCATCGATTGCGTACTCAAAGGCGAAGGCGAAGCCGCGGTCCCGTTGTTGCTGCAAGCGGTCGAATATGATCGTCATGCTCTTTCTCTGGTGCCTGGTTGTGTGACGCTGGATGGAGAAGGGCCGGCCCCGGCGTTCGTGGAGGACCTTGACGACCTGCGACCGGCCCGCGATCTCGTTCGCCATCGACACAAATATTTCATCGGGGTGTTGGACCCCTGCGCGTCGATCGAATTCACGCGCGGTTGCCCTTGGGACTGCTCCTTCTGCAGCGCTTGGACGTTCTACGGGAGGAGTTACCGCGCGGTCAGCAGCGACAAGATCGTGGACGATCTGGCGCGAATCCAAGAGCCCGGTGTCTTCATCGTCGATGACGTGGCCTTCATTCAAGAAAAACACGCCTTCGACATCGGAGAAGCCATTGCCAGAAAGGACATCCGGAAACAGTATTATTTGGAGACCAGAGGCGATGTTTTGTTGCGTCACAAGGAGGTCTTCAAATTCTGGACGACACTCGGGTTGAAATACATGTTCCTCGGCATCGAGGCCATCGACGAAGAGGGTTTGGCCAAACACCGCAAACGTGTGTCGTTGGGGAAAAACTTCGAAGCGTTGGAATTCGCCCGTACGCTGGGCGTCACGGTTGCCATCAATCTGATCGCCGATCCCTCCTGGGATCGGAAGCGATTCGAGGTCATCCGCCAGTGGTGCCTGGAGATTCCTGAGATCGTCAATATCAGCGTGAATACTCCCTATCCTGGGACGGAAAGCTGGGTGACCGAATCCCGCCCGATCCAGTCGCGGGATTATCGTCTCTTCGATATTCAACATGCCGTTTTGCCGACTACGCTGCCGCTTCCGGATTTCTATGACGAATTGGTGAAGACGCAGCAGGTGTTGAACAAAAAACACCTGGGTTGGACGGCGCTCAAATCCACGGCGACGATCGCTGCGCGACACCTGCTGCATGGGCAGACGAATTTCGTCAAGATGCTGTGGAAGTTCAACAGCGTCTACGATCCGAACCTGCAGCTGGCCGATCATGCCAGGCCGGTGACGTACGAGATGGACCTGCCTCCTGTCGCTCCGGCACGGGTGAGCCAACAGTTGCTCTATATCCATGCGGCGAAGGGGCGGCGTGGGCGCGCCCTCGATGACGCCACGGAGCGGTTCGTGGACGAGACGCGAGAGGCTGCGGTCGGGGGAGAATGAACGGTGAGCACTGTGCGGGGGCGGTGAATGTGCGAGAAACCGAGACTTCGTATCGGTTCGAGGATGCTGGGCTGGCCAGGGGCGAGATCAAGGGCATCTATGTCGCTTTGGCGGTCGTCGGATCCGCCGGCTTGGCACTTTCGGTAATGTCGGACGCACGAGGGTACGCTCGTTTCCCAAGCAAGGGAGGCCGGCGGTTTACCGTACATGACGGGTCGGCGAGGGAGGGCCGGCAGTCGATGTTTCTGAAGGAGGTCGGTATGGATTGCGACAAGGAAGTTGAAACGGCGGTCTTGCGATATATGCAGCAGCATCTGATTTGTCCGATGGAAGAACTGTTCCGCAACCTGCCGGATTGCACCGTGAATCAGAAGTTCTTGACGGTGGATCGCTTGAGTCGGGAAGGCAAGGTCATGCTGCGATACCAGAATCGTTCCGAATATGTTATCGTGCAATCACGAGGCGCGCGCGAATGGCTCCCCGAAGTGTCGGGAACCGCGGCCGGAGGCAGGATGTGAGGGAGCAGGCATGAAGAAAAAGACGACGTCGACGAAGGTCGCTTCGCGTCCGGCGAAACGAGTAGTGCAACCGTCTGTGCAAAGCAACGGGCTCGGTTCGGTCCAGGACGTTCGGATTCGAATTGCAGCTCGCGCCTATGAGCTGTATGAGCAGCGTGGTTGTTTGGACGGCTACCATCTGCACGACTGGTTGACGGCGGAGCGAGAAATTCTGGGACACGTCGCCGATTCGGGCAAGTCTTCCACTCGGATCTGACAAGGGCGAGAAGATTCCACGGCAACATCGAGATCTGTCGATCCGTCGAGTGTCCGGTCATCGACAAATCGACGGATTCCAGCCGTTCGTTCGTCACATCGCCCGTTCAAGTTGATCGACCATCCCTGAAATCGCATCGAATCCCGATTGCCAGAAGGCTTCGGCATTCATGTCGACACCCACCTCCGACAGAATCGCCTGCGGAGCCTTCGAACCGCCGGCCGCCAGTAGCTCCAGATATTTCGGAACAAATGCGCGGCCCTGTTCCTGGTACATACGGTAGAGCGCCAACACGAGCAGGTTGCCGAAACTATAGGCGTAACAATAAAACGGGCTCGCATAGATGTGCGGGATGGTGAGCCATTCCCATCGGAACTCTTGCGGGACTCGCAACGATTTGCCGAATTGTCGGCGCAACAACGCCAGATAGGTCTCGGCCAAGTCCGTCGTCGTCGCGCCCTGCGCCACCATGTCGTGGGCGGTCCGTTCGAAGGCGACAAAATAAGCCTGCCGCATGACGGTGGCATAGATGTCGTCCAACTGGTTGACGAGCAGGCTCTGCTTCACCGTCTTGCCGGTTTCGGAGGCCATCAGGGCGTCCGAGAGGATCCGTTCGCCGAAGACCGAGGCCGTTTCCGCCAACGGCAGGGTCGAGTGGAAGGTGAACACGCTGTGTCGCTCGGCCATCATCCCGTGGACGGCATGGCCCAATTCATGGGCCATGGTGGCGATGTCACGGGCCTCGCCGGTGAAATTCAGCAACACATAGGGCGTCAGACCGGGGGTCGCACTGTAGCAGTAGGCGCCGCCCATCTTGCCGGGTTTGGTCCGGGCGTCGATGTGACGGTCGACGAACACGCGTTGTGCCAATTCCGCGAGGCGCGGCGAGAAGCCGTGGTACGCATCCAACACCATCCGGACCGCATCCCCGTACCGGTAGGTCTTCTGTTCAGCCCGATGCGGCGCATAGATATGGTAGCGGTTCATCGTCTTGATATGGCACAGACGGGCCTTCAAGCCGAAATAGCGCTGAAAGATCGGGGCGTTTTTCATGCATACCGACAGAAGGGCGTCCACGGCTCGATCAGGAATGTCGTTGCTGAGGTTTCGGGAGGCCAGGGGCGTGGCGAAATGTCGCAGTTGGAGGTTCTCGACCTTCCAGTCGCCGACCAAGGTTTTGTAGAGTTCGCCGAGTAGATCCTGTTGAGCTTCGTAGACTCGATACATTTCCCGATAGGCGGCCTCGCGTATCGTGCCGTTCGGGTTACGGAGATAGGTCGTCAAGGTCTCGCGATTCATCGTCTTGTTCTTCCCGCCGACGCGCAGCGTGAAGGTGAAGCCGTTGGTGACGACGTCATAGAGCTGATGCACGGCGCTCCGGCCGGTGATGTTCTTGACGTTGATGATCTTCTCTTCCGGCTCCGAGAGGGTATGTGGTTTGAATCGCCGGATCGTTTCCAGGTGATAGCGGAAGTCTCCGCTCTGCGCCATCAACCGTTCGGCATTCGGCTCATCCACACTCTGCCACCATAGGTCGAAGAACAGCAGCCGGTTCTGGAGAGCGGTGAGCTGTTCCTCCACTTTGTTTTTGAACGACCGGGCTTGCAGCTGTTTCGTATCTTCGGAGAACCACAGGTAGGCATATGCCTCGAGCCGTGCGGAATCCCCCGTGATCTGTTCCGTCAGGGTCAAGAGATCCAGGAAGGTCTGTTCCGGCATCGTGGCGGCCAGGTCCTTGCGGGCCGCTTCGAATCGAGAGACCTTCTCCTCGAGGTCCTTCAGGTAACGATCGAATTGTTTGACCGGATCGACGACCAAGTCGGAGAGTTCCCAATGGTCGGCAAACTTGCGGATGCCGGCCGGACGACCTGTTCGGGCGGAAGGGACGGTCTTGTGTGAAACGGCCATTCTCGAGGCTCCGAAAATAAAGGTGGATGATACCGAGGATCATACCATCGTCGGAGGCGAGAGGTTCAAGTGATTCTTCGACGATCGGTGGAAAGCCCATGACGCACCTTTGACGGCCTAACCATGAATGTTACAATTCGCGCAGGATGTGGTCATGACCGAACAGGAAATCAACCGCGCGATTCAATATGTGACGGCCGCCACGTCCTATGGACGGGACACCGTGGCGGAGATCCTTCGGACCGGCCTGTCCGAATTGTCGCTGCTCTCGACGCAATCCACCCGTCGGTTCGAGCGGGAAGACCTGCTGGGCTACCTTTGCCAGTGGACGATGAAACGCACCGGCCATCCCGAACCGCTGGTGCGCGAAGTGCTCGATGGAGCCGGTCGTTGGCTGGATGAAGTGGCGGCGACCCTGGCGCAGCGTGAAGAACAGATGAAGACGGGCGACGACGACGAGGCCGGCGCAGCACCGGCGTAAGGGGTGGTCGGAGCGACGGGAGAAGGCCATGCCTCGGTTCAAACGGTATAAAAAAGTCGCGTCGCGTCGGGCGGCCTGGGCGTTCGGGAAGAGGACGTTTCAACAGGCCGCAAGGGTCCGCCGGCCGTCCGAGGTTCTCGAACGCAGTTGGATCCTACTCGAACGCCATTGCGACGATCAGGCCAGTCGGTTGAGGTTGGAACGGCTGTTGGCGCGGGTGGAGAGCCTCGACCGCGGCGGGCAGGAGGCGGCCCTCGCCGAGCTTGAATTGGCGATGCTCTTGATCCGAGCCGGGAGCAGGGTCGGGTTCCTGCCGGAATCGCAGGCTCGATCGGCGGATTTGGAGTGCCATCTCAAGGGTGAGCGGTTCTTCGTGGAAGTGACGGCGATGGTCGGGACCGTCGAACGGTCCTTGCGGTTG
Proteins encoded in this region:
- a CDS encoding HtrA protease/chaperone protein; this translates as MRRHDWSRYQRFLSHLAVSVAVICALAASAQASRERVELDEHRTIDLYQRLAPATVLLSITYDSTHPLLSPPTAGLGAGFVVDDAGTVLTNSHVVDGAGTVTATLYNGQRVAASLVGLDPASDVAVLQLAAERPAIVPVPLGDSDALHIGQQTMVVGSPFGLGFTLTTGIISGVGPAQGMAPFTPSRLIQTTAPLNPGNSGGPLVDSQGRVVGIATATLMGAQNIGFAIPINTAKQVLAELKEKGRVVRPWLGITGKFVTEDLQRLLTLPLASGLLVEDVEDGSPAEEAGFKTGRLSLTIEGVPWVLGGDIVVALHGRSIPTAAAFADAVSRFHAGQEIQVEIMRDGQRLEKAVVLRERPLYQRRVKPHPQQQVSDTMPRGFRRSIGAQESSF
- a CDS encoding Radical SAM domain protein; the protein is MRVLLVHPGPLMYTKIYLRLEPLGLELVAEAARRDGHEVQLIDLQVDTQRTYVGLLESWKPEVVAFSCNYLANVPEVVDLAKLTKARLPQSFVLVGGHSASFIAKELLRHGAGSIDCVLKGEGEAAVPLLLQAVEYDRHALSLVPGCVTLDGEGPAPAFVEDLDDLRPARDLVRHRHKYFIGVLDPCASIEFTRGCPWDCSFCSAWTFYGRSYRAVSSDKIVDDLARIQEPGVFIVDDVAFIQEKHAFDIGEAIARKDIRKQYYLETRGDVLLRHKEVFKFWTTLGLKYMFLGIEAIDEEGLAKHRKRVSLGKNFEALEFARTLGVTVAINLIADPSWDRKRFEVIRQWCLEIPEIVNISVNTPYPGTESWVTESRPIQSRDYRLFDIQHAVLPTTLPLPDFYDELVKTQQVLNKKHLGWTALKSTATIAARHLLHGQTNFVKMLWKFNSVYDPNLQLADHARPVTYEMDLPPVAPARVSQQLLYIHAAKGRRGRALDDATERFVDETREAAVGGE
- a CDS encoding Oligoendopeptidase F-like protein, with amino-acid sequence MAVSHKTVPSARTGRPAGIRKFADHWELSDLVVDPVKQFDRYLKDLEEKVSRFEAARKDLAATMPEQTFLDLLTLTEQITGDSARLEAYAYLWFSEDTKQLQARSFKNKVEEQLTALQNRLLFFDLWWQSVDEPNAERLMAQSGDFRYHLETIRRFKPHTLSEPEEKIINVKNITGRSAVHQLYDVVTNGFTFTLRVGGKNKTMNRETLTTYLRNPNGTIREAAYREMYRVYEAQQDLLGELYKTLVGDWKVENLQLRHFATPLASRNLSNDIPDRAVDALLSVCMKNAPIFQRYFGLKARLCHIKTMNRYHIYAPHRAEQKTYRYGDAVRMVLDAYHGFSPRLAELAQRVFVDRHIDARTKPGKMGGAYCYSATPGLTPYVLLNFTGEARDIATMAHELGHAVHGMMAERHSVFTFHSTLPLAETASVFGERILSDALMASETGKTVKQSLLVNQLDDIYATVMRQAYFVAFERTAHDMVAQGATTTDLAETYLALLRRQFGKSLRVPQEFRWEWLTIPHIYASPFYCYAYSFGNLLVLALYRMYQEQGRAFVPKYLELLAAGGSKAPQAILSEVGVDMNAEAFWQSGFDAISGMVDQLERAM